One Pseudomonas fluorescens genomic region harbors:
- the pobA gene encoding 4-hydroxybenzoate 3-monooxygenase produces MKTQVAIIGAGPSGLLLGQLLHNAGIDTLILERQTPDYVLGRIRAGVLEQGMVELLRKAGVSQRMDAEGLVHGGFELALDGRQVHIDLHALTGGKTVMVYGQTEVTRDLMAARREAGAPTVYQAGNVVPHGMKSDEAFVTFEKDGETWRVDCDYIAGCDGFHGVARQSIPADCLKVFERVYPFGWLGILADTPPVHDELVYARHERGFALCSMRSATRTRYYLQVPADENVDDWSDQRFWDELKNRLPSALAEKLVTGPSIEKSIAPLRSFVVEPMQYGRMFLVGDAAHIVPPTGAKGLNLAASDVSTLFDILLKVYREGRTDLLEKYSQVCLRRVWKAERFSWWMTSMLHRFDDHDEFSQRISASELDYFVSSEAGRKTIAENYVGLPYEAIE; encoded by the coding sequence CTGAAAACCCAAGTCGCCATCATTGGCGCCGGTCCGTCCGGTTTACTCCTCGGCCAGTTGTTGCACAACGCTGGCATCGACACCCTCATCCTCGAACGCCAGACACCTGACTATGTGCTCGGCCGCATCCGTGCAGGCGTGCTGGAACAAGGCATGGTAGAGCTGCTGCGCAAGGCCGGCGTGAGTCAGCGGATGGACGCCGAAGGCCTGGTTCACGGCGGTTTCGAGCTGGCGCTGGACGGGCGACAGGTGCACATCGACCTGCACGCATTGACCGGCGGCAAGACCGTGATGGTCTACGGGCAAACCGAAGTCACCCGCGACCTGATGGCCGCTCGTCGGGAGGCCGGCGCACCGACGGTTTATCAAGCCGGCAATGTCGTTCCTCACGGCATGAAAAGCGACGAGGCGTTTGTCACCTTCGAAAAGGACGGGGAAACCTGGCGTGTCGATTGCGATTACATCGCCGGCTGCGACGGCTTCCATGGGGTCGCCCGACAGTCGATTCCTGCCGATTGCCTGAAGGTGTTCGAGCGGGTTTATCCGTTCGGCTGGCTGGGCATTCTCGCCGACACGCCACCGGTTCACGATGAATTGGTCTATGCCCGCCATGAGCGTGGCTTCGCCCTGTGCAGCATGCGTTCGGCCACGCGCACCCGCTATTACTTGCAAGTGCCGGCGGATGAAAATGTCGATGACTGGAGCGATCAGCGTTTCTGGGATGAGCTGAAAAACCGCCTGCCCTCGGCCCTTGCAGAAAAGCTGGTGACCGGCCCGTCGATCGAGAAAAGCATCGCGCCGCTGCGCAGCTTTGTCGTCGAGCCGATGCAGTACGGGCGGATGTTCCTGGTCGGCGACGCCGCGCACATCGTCCCGCCCACGGGTGCCAAAGGCCTGAATCTGGCGGCGAGTGACGTCAGTACGTTGTTCGATATTCTGCTGAAGGTTTATCGCGAAGGCCGGACCGACCTGTTGGAAAAGTATTCGCAAGTCTGTTTGCGCCGGGTGTGGAAAGCCGAGCGGTTTTCCTGGTGGATGACATCGATGCTGCATCGTTTCGACGATCATGATGAATTCAGCCAGCGCATCAGTGCTTCAGAACTGGACTACTTTGTCAGCTCGGAAGCCGGACGCAAAACCATTGCAGAA